Genomic segment of Gemmatimonas sp. UBA7669:
CGCCACGCCCCACGCTTTGCTGCAGACTGTTCACCAATGACTCGCCCTCCGGCCCCACCATGTCCCGCAGCAGGCTGAGGGACAGCATGACTGGTGCCAACACATTGTTGAGATCATGCGCGATCCCACCGGCCAGCGTGCCGATGCTCTCCAGACGCTGCGCGCGGAGGAATTGCAGCTCGAGGTTGCGCCGCTCGGAGATATCGGTGTTGATGGCGAGAATCGACTCCGGCTTGCCCTCTTCATCCCGCACCAGCGTCCAACGGCACTCCGTCACCACGCGGCGTCCGTCGCGTGCGACTTGCCGCAGTGAACCGGTCCACTCGCCGCGCTCCATCAGCGCGGCCTTCGCGTCCAGGAATTCGGCGGAGTCGTCGTTGATGAGTTCATGGGCATTGCGCCCGACGGCTTCGGCCGCACTCCACCCGTAGAGTCGCTCGGCGCTCTGGTTCCAGTACAGGATGGTGTCGTCCAACGCACGGACGAGAATGGCATCCTGCGCCTTCTCGAGCAGCGCCGCCTGCTGCGCCAGCCGCCGATCGGCGGCGCGGCGTTCGGTCACGTCCTGGATGGCGCCCTGGATACGCACCGTACGCCCATGCTCGTCGCGCACGGCTTCGCCAATCACGCGCACGGCCACGGTGTGTCCCTGACGGGTCACCAGCTCGAGTTCGAGGTCGAAGGGCGTGCCCTCCGACCGACAGCGAGCCAATGCCGCTTGCACGGCCGGACGCGATCTCAGCGGTTCGTAGTAATGCAGGGCCCGTTCGAGATCGGGCGCCGTGCCTTCCGGCTCTCCGTGTATGCGGCAGGTTTCCGCCGACCACACCACGTGCGAGGCATCGAGCTCCAGCCACCAGCCACCCATGCGCGCCACGCGGCCGGCAATCTCCAGCAGCAGCGACGCACGCGCCAGGCGCTTGTTGGCGTCCTCGAGCTGGAGCGATTTCTCCTCCAGCTTGCGAATGAGCGCCTCGCTGTACACCTGCATCACTTCGTTGCGCCGTGGATCGCTGCTCTCCACCCCGGGCGTCGAAACGCGGCGCGTCCGCACGGCTTCCACCTGCTCGAGCAGCACGTCCGGCTCGCAGGGCTTGAGAATGAAGGCATCGGCCCCCAGGTCCAGCGCAAGGCGCGCGTCTTTCTCCTCCGTGTAGGTGGCGGTGTACACCACGAAGGGAATGCGC
This window contains:
- a CDS encoding response regulator, with amino-acid sequence MTHILIVDDKPENLYYLRALFSGSGYTVEEARHGAEALVVARSHPPDVIISDLLMPVMDGYTLLRYWKADAELQRIPFVVYTATYTEEKDARLALDLGADAFILKPCEPDVLLEQVEAVRTRRVSTPGVESSDPRRNEVMQVYSEALIRKLEEKSLQLEDANKRLARASLLLEIAGRVARMGGWWLELDASHVVWSAETCRIHGEPEGTAPDLERALHYYEPLRSRPAVQAALARCRSEGTPFDLELELVTRQGHTVAVRVIGEAVRDEHGRTVRIQGAIQDVTERRAADRRLAQQAALLEKAQDAILVRALDDTILYWNQSAERLYGWSAAEAVGRNAHELINDDSAEFLDAKAALMERGEWTGSLRQVARDGRRVVTECRWTLVRDEEGKPESILAINTDISERRNLELQFLRAQRLESIGTLAGGIAHDLNNVLAPVMLSLSLLRDMVGPEGESLVNSLQQSVGRGADLVRHVLSFARGLDGKREPLDLREVARELESVVRETFPKNVAFTIQLAEAPCLLRGDATQLHQVIMNLAVNARDAMPEGGALQIVVDREQVSAGPVATAIGLAPGAYVRLVVEDSGEGIPPEHQVVIFEPFFTTKGVGKGTGLGLSTVQSIVRGHGGTIELESEPGKGTRFICWFPEVEAGAGAQSARPAERRLPEGRGECVLVVDDEDGIRSVAQRILERSGYRVLLAANGREALHLFHVHTGDIDVVLTDVAMPELDGPGFVAALRADGVDVPIIVSSGHAMDAAALMSTGAEFFISKPFTAETLLATLRGALVGRR